The nucleotide window CTTCTTCACCGCCTTGGTCACCAAGAGTAGGTCCGTGAAGAGGAAGCAGTACACGTCCatctggagtgggggtggggggagcaaggGGAGCAGGCCAGGCCCGGGATCAGGGCCAGGGTCTTGGGACCTCAGCCTATCTGCCGCGACGCCCTCTCCTGGGCTGGGCCCCTTCCTGCCTGCGCTTTGGTGATGTTGCTGGGGGCACCCGGGTTTGGTCAAACgccttccctgctccctgccccccatgaATCTGGGAATACAATTAAGATGAGAAGCAAGGTGGAGCTAACCTACTTGtcatttatttcaattaaaggtttacattataatttaaaaataattccagaaatTGGTAAACCACAAGAAATTGTAATATTCTAAAATGATAGAGAATAACTGAACGAGGCTCAAAGACTGCTTCCATTTGGGTGGTTCAAAGCATGTCTGAAGATTTTGAGGCTTAAGTGACTATCAGCCAACAATTAAGGGGTCCAGGGCAGCAGTGCTGAAAGTGTTCACTTTTAGATAGTCCACAGtataaaaagtattctttttaaggggcgcctgggtggctcagtcggttgagcgtccgacttcagctcgggtcatgatctcgtggtctgtgggtttgagccccgcatcgggctctgtgccaacaggtcagagcctggagcctgcttcagattctgtgtctccctccctctctgcccctctcccgctcacgctccatttctctctgcctctcaaaaataaacaaatgtaataaaaacaaattattttgttttaattaattattattttagagaaaaagtgcGTGCCTGTGTgagagaaaacagggaggggcagaggaagagagaggatcccaagcaggctccagggtcagcacagagtctcgtgcagggctcgatctcacaactcagggatcaagatctgagctgaaatcaagagtcagatgctcaaccgactgagccactcaggtgtaccaaataattcctttaaaaaaaattatgtttataatattaagatattatttgtattttttactttgatCCCCTCAGAAGTGAAAAAGCAGAGCTTTCCAGAGGCTACAGGACATGTGATGATATCATTGTGAGGGCTAATGGACTTCTGCTTGTGTATTTTTGTACTTTCTAGAATCTCCTATGGTAGTAGTTTAGATTGTAAGTATTTTCAGAGATTAGTTCAGTTTGTTCTCAAAAACAATACTATGTgcctgttatttttgtttataggTGTTATTACAATAAACTGTACcttagttataaaaaaaaaaaaaaggtttacattaaagagaaagagggaagtgaTTTTAAAACCACAATTTGCAGGCTCTGGGTTAAGCACCTGGGATTAATAGCTCAGGAGCGAGGCTCCGGGTTGTTCCTGGCCTGCTCTTGGAAtgggccccctccctcccaccaggaACCCACATGGCACCAGCAAGTGGGCAAGACCAGCACCCCACGGGCTGTGTGGTTGCTGCCATATCTGTAAAGAGTAAATGGCAGGCAGATCATCAGCCCTCATGTGACCACAAAGTCATCCTTTCTTGAATTGCCACCCAACTGCCACGGCAGCTGAGAACCACTAAATAGGGCCCAGAAGGTCCCCAGGAAAGGGTGGTCCAAACGCACAGGGGAAGAGGGGGTGCGGAAGGGGCCCCGGGCGTGAGGTGGTCCCTAGACTCACCTTgctgtccttcccctccttcaTCCTCAGGCTCCCCTCCAGCAGCAGCTGTCGTGTCTCCTCGGGGGAGGCGCCAGGGATGGGTGCTGTCAGGTCCAGATGCAGAAATTCCTTCAGGAGCTGGTGattgggggcggggcggggggggggggggcacgtgtAGGGAGGTCACGGTCTGACTCCCCTTCTCCACTGGAAGTCCGCGCGAAAGATTCCCGGCCTAGGCGCCTGTCTGCCAGGGTGGCCCCTCCTCCATTCCCGCGGGGCCAGGGTCCCCCGCACAGGCAGCCTCCCACCTTGTCCACCTCGTCGTTGCTGCCCTCCACCACCTCGTAGGCGTCGATGCGGCTCACCACGGCCGCCAGCCGCTGCCGCTCTTGCCGCTGCCGCATGCACGCGTTCACGTGGTGGATGAAGCGCTCCACCGAGTCGATCTGCAGGGCGGGCAGGCGATGGCAGGTTCAGGGCCAGGGTCTGGGGGCGGCCGCGAGCTGCGGAGGGACCCCGCGCGCCTCCCCGGTTACCATGGTGACGACGGCCTCCTTGGCGCGCGGCTCGTCGGTCTTCCTCAACACTGACTTGAGCAGCAGCGGGTACTTGGTGAGCCGCTGGTGGGGCTTGGCCAGCATGTCGCTCAGCTTCAGCCGCTGGCACTGCTGATGCTTCTCGGCCCACTGCGGCGCAGGCGGGGACGCGGCTCAGGACGCGCCCCGCCCCCGGGTCCCAGGCcacgcccgccgcccgcccccagTGCACCTGCTGCCCCGGTGGGCCCAACTGTCCTGCGCCCCGGCCCTTCCTCACCGTGACGTATGCCCGGAAGAGGTCGTTGTCGCGCAGCAGGCCGCGCATGTACTCCATGCAGCCCTCCTCCTCCATGCAGTATCGGATGTAGGGCTTGAAGAGGGAGCCGAACTGGCCCGGGACGGAACAGGCACGGTTACTGCGCGCTCTCCGCGGCCAGGCCCTGCGCCGGGAGCCTCACGAGCCCTCCCTCACCGCACTTTCGCGACCACCCCAGGCTGAACTTCCGCCAGACAGAAAGGGCAGATGGCCAGGTGGGGTTCAAACCCGGGCGACCGCCTCGGAATTCCTTGCCTCCGACCACTAGGGGTCACGTGGCGCCAGGGTcgcggggaggctggggtggtGGGCAGACGGGATCGGCGCCCTAGCCCTGCCGCGGTGTCCCCCCCTGTGTCCGGCCCGGCCCGTACCATCTTGAAGCCTCTGAGGAAGTCCCCGGGCTGCAGCAGCGCCCGCGTGCGCCGCGCCTTCTCCAGCACCGGCACCATCACGCTGCCCCACAGTCCGCGGTGCAGCCGCACGATCTCGGGGATGTTGCTGAACAGGCGCTCGGCCTCCACCTGAAGGGGCGGGAGGTGCGCTCGGCCACGCCCCGGGCCGGGCCCCGCCCCTCCGGCTCCAGCCTTAtgtcccgcccccgccccgcccccagcggcaggccccgccccccggggccGCACCTCACCTCACACAGCAGCCCGGATTCTTGCAGGTTCAGGAGGCAGCAGAGGAAcagctgtgggggcagggggcgctgCAGCTGGGGGGGCGTCCCAGTCCCgacgcccccccgcccccaggctgtTAGGCTCCCCTCTACCCCTTACCCCTCCCAGGAAGCCCTGAAACAGCTTGGGACAGAGACGGTTCACCCCTTCAGAAAAGGCCCGACCTCCACGGCCCACCGGGGGTTCATCCTGCCTCGTCCCCACCTGGAGGGAAAGCTCTGGGAGACTGGCCTTGCAGTGACACCTGGAACTCTCTCCTCCAGCTCTGTCCTGGCTCGGCCCCAAGTTTCAGCTAAGGAGTTCTTCCTGAACCCCAAGCCAAAGATAGGTGCTCTCCCCAGGgtgaagtacacacacacacacacacacacacacactctctcacactcCACTTCCACAGGCCGGGTGTGGGCTGCTgggcacctggcacacagcaggtgttcaGAGACAGTGGCTGAATGAACGAGTGCAAGAGTGAGCCTAGTGCTCAGCTAACTTGGCAAACTTGCCCAAAGCTTTCTTTCCCCTGTTCTTCTGCAAAGCCCCAAACTCTGTTCAGGGGCCCCCAGAGGGAggccctggggggcagggaggcagggtgcGGACCCACACTCACGTTGGTGATCACCCTCAGTTTCTTAATGTAGGAGGCTTCTGTGTGCAGGAGCTCCCACACCGCCTCCTGCTGGTGGCACTGCCTCCGGGACAGCTTCTGTGGGAAGTGCAGGAGGTTGGCCAGGAGTCCCAGAGTGTGCCCGGATGACCCGGGAGGGGGTGAGCCACCTTGCAGGCAACCTCCTTTTCCCCGTGGAAACATGAGGTCCCCCAAGTTCTGCACCCTCCTCCACCACTAAAACAGCCAAGCGGCACACCGCATGTTCctcgcctcagtttccccacagcCTGGTGGGGAACACCTTGTAGAGCACCTTGTCACTGGGTCCTTGGAAGTGTCCCCTTGCcctgaagggaagggaggaagggccGCGGCTGTACCCACCTCAGGCCCATCAATGAGCTCCCGCCAGCTGTCTTCCAGCCGCAGACAggcgtcctcctcctcctcctcctcctcctcctcgtccccctcctcctcccatgaGTCGTGGTCGAAGCGCAGCCTGCGGGGCAGCCGCGGCAGCCCAAAGAGGCTGTAGGCGTGCAGCTTGCCCTCCAGCTGCTCCATCTTGTCTACCTCCTGGAAGGAGACCCACAGCTGGGGTCAGGGGACGGGCTCGCCAGccaccctgccccagggcccACGGGACCACATACCCGGCCCAAAGCGCTGGTGCTGGGGCCCGAGCTGAAGAAGCCACTGAAGCGACTGGCCGCCCGGTTCTTCCAGCTGTCGCTGCCACCACTGCTACCACTGGGCAGAGAGCAGCTGGAAGGCGTGGGGGCCTCCTGCCCAGGGATGCTCGTCTCCCCCAGGAACTCCGACATGTTCTTTCGGCGGCGGCCAGGGGCCTGGCCGGGAGAGGGCGATCAAGGCCAGGGCCCCCCTgaccctcaccccccccccctacCCCACGGTGGGTTTCCTGGACCTCGGGGAAGCTGAGACGTGGGAGGGTCTCTGCACCCCCCGCCCTGGGATGCCACCTCTTCTAGGACCCGTAGATGCTCTGGGGGCTGAAGATCCAGGCACAGGTGTAGCTGGACCaccgcccagcccccagccccaagcACCACACAGTCACAGGCACACTTAGAGGCACAGCTTATAAACACAGCTCcaaatggatacacacacacacacacacacacacacacacacacactcctcaggCATTAGCAGACTCTCAGAGGCAAGACCCATTCTCTTGGGGCTCCCTATCCTCAGAGCCACCCCTATTTTCTAGAAGGGGAAATTAAATCCCAAGAGGCGAGGGGCCCAGCTGACCTCCCCTCTAaggtccctccccgcccccagccccgacACAGCCCCTCACCAGGATGTCCAGGCTCTCCCGGCGGCTCTGGGGTTCCACGCGCTCCAAGGAGGGGGGCCCGGCCCTGGCTGGCCGCAGGATTGGCAGACTCAGGGATTTGGAGTCCTTCACTCCCTGTTCCACCTTCCCCTCGTCCCCCGGTTTGGCTGGGGCAGCAGTAGGGGGCAAGGAGAGGTCCTCAGCATCCAGGCCCGGTGGAGAAGGGAACCCAAGACCTCTCTCTCCTGGATCCCAACCAAGGCCTAGCTGCCCTCCCCTGAGGCCCCGCCCTGCCAGCACCCATTGCCAGGGCCCAGCAGAGACACCTGTATGGTAATGAGCCAGCTCAGGGCCATGGCCAATGGGAATCTGAGCCTGGGAAGAAGCAGCCATCTCCGGGAGGCCCGGTCAGGCCCCAGCCGCCCCACCTGCCAGGTTAACTGCTCACCTTTGACCCGCAGGTAGTGTCCCCCGAACCTGTAGGCCTCAAAGGTGAGGGACAGGGGCGTGTTGGATTGGTCCAGGTAGATATCCACCTTGCCCAGCGTGATGCCCTTCCTTTCAAATACCGGCAGCagcacctccctgccccaggATGGGAGGGGTGGCCGTTAGGGGGCAGGCACACGAACCCCCACCCTATGCCCAGCTCCAGCTCCACCCCACCTTACCAGTGGGAAAGGGAGCCACCCGCAGGATCACACACAGGTACGAGGACACACaggtgtgcgtgcacacacagcTGCCTACAGAGGTTCGCACGCTCCCACATGGGTCGACACACAAACCAGTGCTCCCATGCCCTCCCGCTTCCGTGTCTGCCACCAGGGTGGACACTGTCACGTGCTGGTCCACATCCAGGAACTGGGCCATGCACACACGTGTTGAAATCCATGGGTGGGTCCGCTCACTCACCGGccaccacacagacacacacagttaTGCCTGCAAGGAGCCACCGGCACCCCCGGCCCCACTCCCCCTGCCTCGGCCCCACCAAGCCCTACCCCAGCGACTTCTTCTTCATGGCTGGTACGATCTCTGTCTCAATGTCTACATTCAGGTCAAACTTCAGGGTGAAGCACTCCTTGCTGGGGTCCTGAAAGGGTGTGGGTCTCAGCTTCTGCACCCCTTGTCTCGGCGCCTCCCCCGCTACCAGGGTGCAGGATGGGAACCCCAGCATGGGAGTGAACCCAGGGATCTCCCCAGCCTGCCTCGGTCCCAAGGAGGTGCCCAGTGTCCCTCTTGCCCAAGGGAGGTGTTCCTGTGGCATCTCCCATCCAGCTAAGGTGGATAGTAGTGGGcggcagggcagggtgggcagggagggaccCACTCACTCCAGGCCCCGTTCCTGGTCCTGGAGCTCAGAGCAGACAGGCCCAGTCTTGGGGATGGAAAGGAAAGGGCCCAGGAAGGGCAGGGGCTGACAGGAACCCCCCTGACAGCCCAGGGGCTCCTTACATCTGTGTGTCTCCTCCTTGCCTTCTTGGAGAGTTTCAGGCCTGTGCTCTTCCGGTCCCTGCAGGACAGAGGGCAGAGGTTGGAGGCACGGGTAGGCCCTCACCAGGGCGGGATGTGAACAGGCCCCGGCTGCCCACTCTCTGCTCACCCCAGGCGATCAGATAACTAACTCAGGTGCAGCTCAGGCAGGCCAGGGCCCACAAGGGGCTGAGTGCCCTCTGGTGGTCAACCCAGGAGCCACACCCAGTGGTACCTAGACAGGAGTCTGCCTGCGCCAGGCTGGAGGCTGGCCCAGGCTGGGCAGCTTCCTCCAGGAATCAGGGCATCCACAGGGGCACGGAGGGGTCTCCAGTCGGGTGTTCTGAAGCCTCTTGTCCCTGGATCTCTGATCTGAGATCCAGCCTTGGGATCCCTCAGGTGTCCGCTTTGCCCACCTACCCTTTGCCATCCAGAgagctttcctcttcctcctccaagtCCGCTGCAGGGCTGGTGCGTGGGGGGCATGACCGGGTAGACACGTTTCTGGCCAGAACAGAGCCTTTGGGGTAAAGTGGGAGGAAAGGTCATGCCTATTCCCTCCCTGGCTGCCTTCTCAGCCTGCTACCAGTCCtgggaaccccccacccccaacaaactAGGGCCCTTCAGGTCTGTGCAGAGAGGGGCTCAGTCACTGCTGATCACCCATCCATCCCTAGACTCAAAAAGACACAAGCACCCTGGGATGACACCCCAGGTGATGCCCTGCCCCCAAACCTGTGGCCTCAGTCTACCcttctataaaatagggataaggAAGCTCTGCCTCTGGGATTGTTGCAGGAAGGAACCAAAGTCTACGGCTCCTTCTCTCAGGCCTCCTCTCCACACAACCTCCCCACCACTGTGAACACACCCAGAGTCCCAGGGGGCCTTGGCAGAGGGGGAGAGTCCTTCTGTCCATCTGACCAGCTAAAAATGGAGACACAGGGTTGGCATTTCTGGCCAGGCTCAGATGCCTGTAAGTCACCCCAGCACAGCCAGTTGGTGCTGGGCCTGGGCCAGGTCCCCACTCAGCAGGAGGGTTTCTGGTTCCTTTCTACAAGCTCCTTCTGACCtgcccacacccacccccacGGCCCCTGCTCGCCAGCAGCCTGGCTGGAGGATTTGCCCAGCAGTCCCCTActctgaggaaaagaaaggggcCTTTTCCATGCTGGCCCGGGGCGAAAGGCAGGAGCAGGTATGGGATGTGCAGACCCAACAACAAGGACCCAGAACCCGGAAGAGACAGGCCTGCTCTCAACATGGGGCACAGTCCCCAAccttttctcttgtttaaaaaCTTGTAGCACAGAAGGAGCCACAACGTACTTGGGTTTCACGATTTACAGTTAactcttgttcttctttttcttatgtttatttattttcgagagagagagagcgtgcgagcaggggaggtgtggagagagagggaggcacagaatccaaagcaggcaccaggctctgagccatcaccacagagcccgacgcggggctcaaactcacagaccgtgaggtcatgacctgagtcaagtcggccgcttaaccaactgagccacccaggtgccccaactcttgTCCTTCTGATGGCCCGTCACAGCTCCAACAGCTACCAAGACACCGTGCCCCTAAACAGGGAGTTCAGGGCTGCTCTGGGAACCCTACGCGCCCGGCTGGAGTCCCTACCCACGCTCACCTTGGGGAGGCAGGTCGAAGCGGACGTGCCCATCATAATGCATGGCGCTGTGGAACTTGCTGTCACAGGCCTCGCAGAGGTTGAGGGGCCCCCGGCGGTGCAGCTGCTGGCAGTCAGCGTGGTGGCATACcttgtggggaaggagggaaaggtggGTCGGGCTGGGCCCCCTTAGAGGGTCAGGCAGGCGGGCCTGTGGCCCGACCACTGCAGTGCACAAGTGGGGTTGCGGTCCGTCCGAGGGCTGCTCTTCATTTTCCAACCGTCCATTCCCCACAGGGTGCCCTGTGCTGACGAGTTCACTCTGCAGACCTTTCCCAAACTCCACCGTGGTTCCATTCTGAGGGGTGCAGAGAAAAGCAGATCCCTGCCCTCGAGGAACAGATCGTGGAGGGGAGACTTCCTGTAAGGAACCACGAGGCTGTTGCTACCAGGGTCTCTTCCTGGGGTGCAGGCAGGAAGGGCACCCCAAAATGCTCAAGGCTGCCATTTGCTTCTGCCAGCTCAGTGTTGGAACCGGCAAGCCCTTCCTGTCCTTCCCTCCAGACCCTCTGCTCTAAGTTCTGTGACCTGTCTGGCCGCTGCATGGCCAACCTCACATGGGACGAAGGGGGTTCTGGGGGAGTTAGGGACAGGTGCTGGCAGTCTGGGTGATCAGGTAgtacccttcccccccccccccccgcacacaccAGTATTTACTGTATTTACTGTATCACCCTGTACACGTTCTCCCCCATCCCTGTGGATAACTgtcccattttctcctctgccctccGGCCCTCCACAGCCTACCTCTGACCCCTCCGCTTCCTACTTTCcttgtcccctgcccccaccccagcccaacACGTCCACCCGCCTGCCCCACACTGGGGGCGTCACCGTGCTCCGGTCCCAGCCACCTCCCAGcgagccctcccctcccctataGTGTCAGGCTCCCCGTCTATTGGCTCAAGACAGGTTCTTTCCCATCTGCGGCTCCCTTTCCCTGTTCCCTTTCTGCGAAGCCCGGTGAAACAGGTCTCCATCCTGACCACTTCCTACTTTTCCCTCCCAGTACTTGTTACCTTATTTTCCCtgactttccatttttaaatgtttcaaacctacagaaaacTGTAAGAACGGTACAATGACATCCACACACCCTTCTACCTTCCCCCGTCACGAACATTTTGTCACACTGGCCTTGTCTGTCACCTACCTCTCCCCTGGCGAAGGGCGTGGGCGTTCTCCTACAAACCCCCAAAACAATGGGCACCCTCGGGAAACTGAACGCTGGTATATGATCCGTCTAAGGTCCGCTGTCTGAACAATGGCCTTTATAGCTTTTTTCCCCATATGGGAGCCAATTCAGGATTCGCGCATGCGTTCGTTTGTATCTGTTTATCCCTTTAAGAAAGAGTTCtctgtcctttttgttttttctttcatcacacTGACGTTTTTGAAGCATTCAAGCCAGCAGTCTGGGAGAAAGCCCCTCCACGGGGATCTTTCTGGAGGTCCTTGGATGGTTTCGGGCTGAGCATTTGGGGCAACGACACGAGAGAGTGGACTGTGCCCTCCTCAGTGCGCCCATCAGTGTGGCTGGATCCCTTGGGGGCCTCGCGGTACTGCGTAAaggccctttttctctctgtaatgAATAAGTAGCCCGTGGAGAGATAACTTCGAGACATCCTGTTCCCGGCAATCTCACACTCCAGGGTTTTCACATCCACTGGTGACGTCTGCCTAAATCAAACATGACTACGACGGTTGCAACTGAagattttctaattcttcccttctctctcagaccctctccCATCTTGGGCCCccaccatgttttcttttttttaataactgtttttttttgttttttggtttttttttttagtttatttatttatttggggtggggggagagagagagagattgagagagaaccccaagcaggcgcagagcctgatgcggggctcaaacccacacaccgtgagatcatgacctgagctgaagttggacacttaaccaacaccCAGGagcactccctcccccccaccatgttTCTAAGTCCACGCGTAGGACCCAGCACTGCCACAGGTGGTCTCTTGCACACCGTCTCCTCCGTGGGCCCCAGGACCCCATGTTCTGCGGCTTCCCCCGCAGCATTCGGCTCCCTTGCCTGCCTCCTGCTCACGTTTATCCGCATCCCATACCCCTGGGGACTCAGCCAGTCTCGTGACCCGAAAAGCCATCTACGTGCCGAGGGCTCCCGGAGGTAAATCTTCAGTCAGGT belongs to Panthera tigris isolate Pti1 chromosome C1, P.tigris_Pti1_mat1.1, whole genome shotgun sequence and includes:
- the PLEKHG5 gene encoding pleckstrin homology domain-containing family G member 5 isoform X3 produces the protein MDDQSLAEEKGLRCQNPNCMDKGRAAKVCHHADCQQLHRRGPLNLCEACDSKFHSAMHYDGHVRFDLPPQGSVLARNVSTRSCPPRTSPAADLEEEEESSLDGKGDRKSTGLKLSKKARRRHTDDPSKECFTLKFDLNVDIETEIVPAMKKKSLGEVLLPVFERKGITLGKVDIYLDQSNTPLSLTFEAYRFGGHYLRVKAKPGDEGKVEQGVKDSKSLSLPILRPARAGPPSLERVEPQSRRESLDILAPGRRRKNMSEFLGETSIPGQEAPTPSSCSLPSGSSGGSDSWKNRAASRFSGFFSSGPSTSALGREVDKMEQLEGKLHAYSLFGLPRLPRRLRFDHDSWEEEGDEEEEEEEEEDACLRLEDSWRELIDGPEKLSRRQCHQQEAVWELLHTEASYIKKLRVITNLFLCCLLNLQESGLLCEVEAERLFSNIPEIVRLHRGLWGSVMVPVLEKARRTRALLQPGDFLRGFKMFGSLFKPYIRYCMEEEGCMEYMRGLLRDNDLFRAYVTWAEKHQQCQRLKLSDMLAKPHQRLTKYPLLLKSVLRKTDEPRAKEAVVTMIDSVERFIHHVNACMRQRQERQRLAAVVSRIDAYEVVEGSNDEVDKLLKEFLHLDLTAPIPGASPEETRQLLLEGSLRMKEGKDSKMDVYCFLFTDLLLVTKAVKKAERTKVIRPPLLVDKIVCRELRDPGSFLLIYLNEFHSAVGAYTFQASGQALCRGWVDAIYNAQNQLQQLRTQEQPGSQPHLQSLEEEEDEEDEDEDEEEAGESSASAASSPTILRRSSNSLNSQHCASDGSTETLAMVVVEPGEPLSSPEFEGGPFSSQSDETSLSTTASSVTPTSELLPLGPVDGRSCSMDSAYGTLSPTSLRDFVAPAPVVEPAPRPPELPQAPSPPPSPRLRRRTPVQLLPRPPHLLKSKSEASLLQLLSGATARGAPPAPSRSLSELCLAVTVSGTRTQGSPQEAGPSWVHRGAPSPGSGPKPSELEGRTSCPAGAPERPTRRSRELSLGASPRVQPEPHPGISAQHRKLTLAQLYRIRTTLLLNSTLTASEV
- the PLEKHG5 gene encoding pleckstrin homology domain-containing family G member 5 isoform X5, producing MDDQSLAEEKGLRCQNPNCMDKGRAAKVCHHADCQQLHRRGPLNLCEACDSKFHSAMHYDGHVRFDLPPQGSVLARNVSTRSCPPRTSPAADLEEEEESSLDGKGDRKSTGLKLSKKARRRHTDDPSKECFTLKFDLNVDIETEIVPAMKKKSLGEVLLPVFERKGITLGKVDIYLDQSNTPLSLTFEAYRFGGHYLRVKAKPGDEGKVEQGVKDSKSLSLPILRPARAGPPSLERVEPQSRRESLDILAPGRRRKNMSEFLGETSIPGQEAPTPSSCSLPSGSSGGSDSWKNRAASRFSGFFSSGPSTSALGREVDKMEQLEGKLHAYSLFGLPRLPRRLRFDHDSWEEEGDEEEEEEEEEDACLRLEDSWRELIDGPEKLSRRQCHQQEAVWELLHTEASYIKKLRVITNLFLCCLLNLQESGLLCEVEAERLFSNIPEIVRLHRGLWGSVMVPVLEKARRTRALLQPGDFLRGFKMFGSLFKPYIRYCMEEEGCMEYMRGLLRDNDLFRAYVTWAEKHQQCQRLKLSDMLAKPHQRLTKYPLLLKSVLRKTDEPRAKEAVVTMIDSVERFIHHVNACMRQRQERQRLAAVVSRIDAYEVVEGSNDEVDKLLKEFLHLDLTAPIPGASPEETRQLLLEGSLRMKEGKDSKMDVYCFLFTDLLLVTKAVKKAERTKVIRPPLLVDKIVCRELRDPGSFLLIYLNEFHSAVGAYTFQASGQALCRGWVDAIYNAQNQLQQLRTQEQPGSQPHLQSLEEEEDEEDEDEDEEEAGESSASAASSPTILRRSSNSLNSQHCASDGSTETLAMVVVEPGEPLSSPEFEGGPFSSQSDETSLSTTASSVTPTSELLPLGPVDGRSCSMDSAYGTLSPTSLRDFVAPAPVVEPAPRPPELPQAPSPPPSPRLRRRTPVQLLPRPPHLLKSKSEASLLQLLSGATARGAPPAPSRSLSELCLAVTVSGTRTQGSPQEAGPSWVHRGAPSPGSGPKPSELEGRTSCPAGAPERPTRRSRELSLGASPRVQPEPHPGISAQHRKLTLAQLYRIRTTLLLNSTLTAS
- the PLEKHG5 gene encoding pleckstrin homology domain-containing family G member 5 isoform X1, with amino-acid sequence MGTGPGVSGRRAASRPGPGLPCPAEGRARDGEGQVCHHADCQQLHRRGPLNLCEACDSKFHSAMHYDGHVRFDLPPQGSVLARNVSTRSCPPRTSPAADLEEEEESSLDGKGDRKSTGLKLSKKARRRHTDDPSKECFTLKFDLNVDIETEIVPAMKKKSLGEVLLPVFERKGITLGKVDIYLDQSNTPLSLTFEAYRFGGHYLRVKAKPGDEGKVEQGVKDSKSLSLPILRPARAGPPSLERVEPQSRRESLDILAPGRRRKNMSEFLGETSIPGQEAPTPSSCSLPSGSSGGSDSWKNRAASRFSGFFSSGPSTSALGREVDKMEQLEGKLHAYSLFGLPRLPRRLRFDHDSWEEEGDEEEEEEEEEDACLRLEDSWRELIDGPEKLSRRQCHQQEAVWELLHTEASYIKKLRVITNLFLCCLLNLQESGLLCEVEAERLFSNIPEIVRLHRGLWGSVMVPVLEKARRTRALLQPGDFLRGFKMFGSLFKPYIRYCMEEEGCMEYMRGLLRDNDLFRAYVTWAEKHQQCQRLKLSDMLAKPHQRLTKYPLLLKSVLRKTDEPRAKEAVVTMIDSVERFIHHVNACMRQRQERQRLAAVVSRIDAYEVVEGSNDEVDKLLKEFLHLDLTAPIPGASPEETRQLLLEGSLRMKEGKDSKMDVYCFLFTDLLLVTKAVKKAERTKVIRPPLLVDKIVCRELRDPGSFLLIYLNEFHSAVGAYTFQASGQALCRGWVDAIYNAQNQLQQLRTQEQPGSQPHLQSLEEEEDEEDEDEDEEEAGESSASAASSPTILRRSSNSLNSQHCASDGSTETLAMVVVEPGEPLSSPEFEGGPFSSQSDETSLSTTASSVTPTSELLPLGPVDGRSCSMDSAYGTLSPTSLRDFVAPAPVVEPAPRPPELPQAPSPPPSPRLRRRTPVQLLPRPPHLLKSKSEASLLQLLSGATARGAPPAPSRSLSELCLAVTVSGTRTQGSPQEAGPSWVHRGAPSPGSGPKPSELEGRTSCPAGAPERPTRRSRELSLGASPRVQPEPHPGISAQHRKLTLAQLYRIRTTLLLNSTLTASEV
- the PLEKHG5 gene encoding pleckstrin homology domain-containing family G member 5 isoform X4, with product MHYDGHVRFDLPPQGSVLARNVSTRSCPPRTSPAADLEEEEESSLDGKGDRKSTGLKLSKKARRRHTDDPSKECFTLKFDLNVDIETEIVPAMKKKSLGEVLLPVFERKGITLGKVDIYLDQSNTPLSLTFEAYRFGGHYLRVKAKPGDEGKVEQGVKDSKSLSLPILRPARAGPPSLERVEPQSRRESLDILAPGRRRKNMSEFLGETSIPGQEAPTPSSCSLPSGSSGGSDSWKNRAASRFSGFFSSGPSTSALGREVDKMEQLEGKLHAYSLFGLPRLPRRLRFDHDSWEEEGDEEEEEEEEEDACLRLEDSWRELIDGPEKLSRRQCHQQEAVWELLHTEASYIKKLRVITNLFLCCLLNLQESGLLCEVEAERLFSNIPEIVRLHRGLWGSVMVPVLEKARRTRALLQPGDFLRGFKMFGSLFKPYIRYCMEEEGCMEYMRGLLRDNDLFRAYVTWAEKHQQCQRLKLSDMLAKPHQRLTKYPLLLKSVLRKTDEPRAKEAVVTMIDSVERFIHHVNACMRQRQERQRLAAVVSRIDAYEVVEGSNDEVDKLLKEFLHLDLTAPIPGASPEETRQLLLEGSLRMKEGKDSKMDVYCFLFTDLLLVTKAVKKAERTKVIRPPLLVDKIVCRELRDPGSFLLIYLNEFHSAVGAYTFQASGQALCRGWVDAIYNAQNQLQQLRTQEQPGSQPHLQSLEEEEDEEDEDEDEEEAGESSASAASSPTILRRSSNSLNSQHCASDGSTETLAMVVVEPGEPLSSPEFEGGPFSSQSDETSLSTTASSVTPTSELLPLGPVDGRSCSMDSAYGTLSPTSLRDFVAPAPVVEPAPRPPELPQAPSPPPSPRLRRRTPVQLLPRPPHLLKSKSEASLLQLLSGATARGAPPAPSRSLSELCLAVTVSGTRTQGSPQEAGPSWVHRGAPSPGSGPKPSELEGRTSCPAGAPERPTRRSRELSLGASPRVQPEPHPGISAQHRKLTLAQLYRIRTTLLLNSTLTASEV